Proteins found in one Arvicola amphibius chromosome 18, mArvAmp1.2, whole genome shotgun sequence genomic segment:
- the Znf804b gene encoding zinc finger protein 804B — MACYLVISSRHLSNGHYRGIKGVFRGPLCKNGSPSPDFAEKEKTTAKALEDAKANFYCELCDKQYHKHQEFDNHINSYDHAHKQRLKELKQREFARNVASKSWKDEKKQEKALKRLHQLAEMRQQSECVSGNGPAYKAPRIAMEKQLQQGIFPVKNGRKVSCMKSTVLLKGKTLPRSTVEKQRFAASTRQQLQADRRCLFGNRITQTSSDLGSANHRTGVSFSFSKKAYLKLESSASVFSENTEDTHDCNKSPTYKVKQTVEECMCCRFANDDSHLTKEEGVISPRHLEGVLNNTFSMNSKMSQNKNESLHEILKDSPGMHASFSRSNLHLSDRNFTLSSREKEVRNALKDTSENCVNHPRQANESSGQLHARKHSDNHWCENMGEFSPSGPREQKSRAHLNPISRLEARAKASDEADRVSNNVQRLCREGCPHDLKSKPLPFLHVQSRDGLTTLQWPTELLFFTRTEPCISYGCNPLYFDFKLSRNTKDEHNSENVKQELEKGPLEMKRKTESRVSGLMKEQQELTHDNQSPKPKMMIANPDWEKFQRKYNRYYNDSDSSMSEHDSLRDLPMKSPEVPAYLHLSLKDGMRKDNADDTEFRGPSNVPGQSYKRAVLNNAQDKPSRSPSISRAKTHRRNPCTPHSEVEGQNQFTWSFSPGTSENHSEHEKNSSASLNSCSIDLGNKASTSGKQSYDRFSPKPPLSNHPRPRDESPRNVASWRSMCSSHRSHGSGRGHWLYVCKAECDSVERHMRKHRKLNCFCLSGVPISSSCPQLETQRGRSGKLWDSFKPKKQSKCSNCHCRERCKLGKNQQFVGSKPTRVFNCDAGSQVSLDRNSEKPLNGPGSQHSKSGSYLRQRAYCFNKHKRSQKSLTSLHISDVGKVKCRQCNRSTLNYLLRRCGGSPSETTQSNVLDGEGPSVAAKCLLERIKAKKCQEQATKFEVSSNSCLKESETHSQIQPTVQPGPPSCNRTALPFSEKRQLGKRRNDKDSIIYRTSDKDTIRSSQKNNFTVFTDAQCDNNLSKGINHAVTDSQSPSRKKNQTTKEQSKSSINEVQPFLQSCDSVPNHFLGAFPSNRYTGVSDSTETKEDQINLDLQDVSVSMNHVEGNINAYYDRTMQKHEKVEDELERSPKSLSPPLVHQPITFSPDEIDKYKLLQLQAQQHMQKQLLQKHLRVVPAAGPTAFSPPSAVQTVPVHQHTAITTIHHTFLQHFAVSASISSHGSPLPVAHLHPLPQPHFSPLPFPTMAPTIIPAHPTFLGHPLHLVTAAPFHPSHIAFQALPPAAFIPTLFGPHLNPATTSLFHLNPLIQPVLQGQDLYHHACANQTQQLNSVKEALNMPVHLN, encoded by the coding sequence TGTTTCTGGAAATGGACCGGCATACAAAGCCCCCAGGATAGCCATGGAAAAGCAGCTCCAGCAGGGAATTTTTCCTGTTAAGAATGGCAGAAAGGTCTCCTGCATGAAGAGCACCGTCCTCCTCAAGGGAAAGACCCTCCCCAGAAGCACCGTGGAGAAGCAGCGATTTGCTGCGTCTACCCGACAACAGCTGCAAGCCGACAGGCGGTGCCTGTTTGGAAATAGGATAACACAAACGTCTTCTGATCTCGGCAGTGCAAATCACAGGACCGgagtttccttttcattttcaaaaaaagcTTATCTAAAATTAGAATCCTCAGCCTCGGTTTTCAGTGAGAACACAGAAGACACGCATGATTGTAACAAGTCACCCACCTATAAAGTCAAACAAACAGTAGAGGAATGCATGTGTTGCAGGTTTGCAAATGACGATTCACACCTTACTAAGGAAGAAGGCGTCATCTCACCAAGGCATCTGGAGGGCGTGCTAAACAACACCTTCTCAATGAATTCTAaaatgtcacaaaacaaaaatgaatctcTTCATGAGATACTGAAAGAttcaccaggcatgcatgcttCTTTCTCTAGGTCTAACCTCCATCTTTCAGACAGGAATTTTACTCTTtccagcagagagaaagaagttaGGAATGCATTGAAGGATACTTCAGAAAACTGTGTTAATCACCCACGACAAGCAAATGAATCCTCCGGTCAACTACATGCTCGCAAACACAGTGATAACCATTGGTGCGAAAATATGGGTGAGTTCTCACCTTCAGGGCCAAGGGAACAAAAGAGCAGAGCACATCTGAATCCTATCTCTAGATTGGAAGCCAGAGCAAAGGCTTCAGATGAAGCAGACAGAGTTAGCAACAATGTGCAGAGACTTTGCAGAGAAGGCTGTCCACATGATCTGAAGTCCAAACCATTGCCTTTCCTCCATGTACAGAGCAGGGATGGCCTTACCACTCTCCAGTGGCCTACGGAGCTCCTGTTCTTTACCAGAACGGAGCCTTGTATATCTTACGGCTGCAATCCGCTATATTTTGACTTTAAACTTTCTCGCAACACGAAGGATGAGCATAATTCCGAGAACGTAAAACAAGAATTGGAGAAGGGGCCTTTGGAAATGAAGCGAAAAACAGAGAGTCGAGTCTCAGGTTTAATGAAAGAACAGCAAGAATTGACCCACGATAATCAATCTCCGAAGCCAAAGATGATGATAGCTAACCCAGACTGGGAGAAGTTCCAGAGAAAATACAATCGGTACTACAATGATTCTGATTCTAGTATGAGCGAACATGATAGTCTGAGAGACTTGCCTATGAAAAGTCCTGAAGTGCCCGCCTACCTTCATCTGTCCCTAAAAGATGGCATGAGAAAGGATAATGCTGATGATACTGAATTCAGGGGACCTTCAAATGTCCCCGGGCAGAGCTACAAAAGGGCGGTTCTAAACAATGCTCAGGACAAGCCTTCACGCTCACCTTCCATCTCTAGGGCTAAAACACACAGGAGGAATCCCTGCACTCCACATTCAGAGGTTGAAGGACAAAACCAGTTTACTTGGAGTTTTAGTCCCGGTACATCAGAGAACCACAGTGAGCATGAGAAGAATAGCAGTGCGAGTTTAAACAGCTGCAGCATCGACCTGGGCAACAAAGCTTCTACGAGTGGAAAACAAAGCTATGACAGATTTTCTCCAAAGCCACCTCTGAGTAACCATCCCAGACCTCGGGATGAATCTCCCAGAAACGTGGCCAGCTGGAGAAGCATGTGCTCAAGTCATCGGTCCCACGGCAGTGGCCGCGGTCATTGGCTCTACGTCTGCAAAGCAGAATGTGACTCAGTTGAAAGACACATGCGGAAACACCGAAAGCTCAATTGCTTCTGCTTGTCTGGTGTCCCGATAAGCAGTAGCTGTCCTCAGCTAGAAACCCAGAGAGGCAGGAGTGGTAAACTATGGGACTCATTTAAACCTAAAAAACAGTCGAAATGCAGCAACTGTCACTGCAGAGAAAGATGTAAACTGGGTAAAAATCAACAATTTGTAGGGTCGAAACCCACAAGAGTTTTCAATTGTGATGCCGGTTCACAGGTTTCACTTGATAGAAACAGTGAAAAACCCTTAAATGGCCCGGGATCTCAGCACAGCAAATCAGGCTCGTATTTGAGACAGAGAGCTTACTGCTTCAACAAACACAAGAGAAGTCAAAAGTCTTTGACCAGCCTTCACATTAGTGATGTGGGAAAAGTCAAGTGCAGGCAATGCAACCGGAGCACCCTCAACTACCTTCTTAGGAGATGTGGAGGTAGCCCTTCAGAAACCACACAGTCAAACGTTTTGGATGGAGAAGGGCCTTCCGTGGCAGCAAAGTGTcttttagaaagaataaaagcCAAGAAGTGTCAGGAGCAAGCAACTAAGTTTGAGGTGTCTTCAAACAGTTGTTTGAAAGAATCAGAGACTCATTCACAGATCCAACCCACAGTTCAACCTGGACCACCAAGCTGCAACAGAACAGCATTGCCTTTTTCAGAAAAGAGACAACTGGGCAAAAGGAGAAACGATAAAGACAGTATAATTTATAGGACTTCTGACAAAGACACAATCAGAAgctcacaaaaaaataattttactgtatTCACAGATGCTCAATGTGATAACAATCTCTCCAAAGGCATAAATCACGCAGTAACGGACTCCCAGTCTCCAAGCAGAAAAAAGAACCAGACAACGAAAGAGCAATCTAAATCTTCAATTAATGAAGTCCAGCCTTTTCTTCAAAGCTGTGACTCAGTACCAAATCATTTCCTTGGTGCTTTTCCATCTAATAGATATACTGGTGTGTCTGACTCAACAGAGACCAAAGAGGACCAGATAAATCTAGACTTACAAGATGTAAGTGTGTCTATGAATCATGTAGAGGGGAATATAAACGCTTACTATGACAGAACTATGCAGAAGCATGAAAAAGTGGAAGATGAATTGGAAAGGTCTCCCAagtctctctccccacctttaGTTCATCAGCCCATAACATTTTCTCCTGATGAAATCGACAAATACAAGCTCCTCCAGCTACAGGCCCAGCAGCATATGCAGAAACAGCTCCTGCAGAAGCATCTCCGGGTGGTGCCTGCCGCGGGGCCCACTGCCTTCTCCCCGCCCTCAGCTGTGCAGACGGTTCCAGTCCACCAGCACACAGCCATCACTACCATCCACCACACCTTCCTACAACACTTTGctgtttctgcttccatcagctccCACGGCAGCCCCCTCCCGGTGGCTCATCTCCACCCGCTCCCACAACCCCATTTCAGCCCTCTTCCATTTCCAACCATGGCTCCGACCATTATCCCTGCACACCCTACTTTCCTAGGACATCCCCTGCATTTAGTCACTGCTGCCCCCTTTCACCCATCCCATATAGCATTTCAGGCTCTGCCTCCTGCAGCGTTTATCCCCACATTGTTTGGTCCTCATTTAAATCCAGCCACAACTTCTCTCTTCCATTTGAACCCGTTAATCCAACCAGTGCTGCAAGGGCAAGATCTTTACCATCATGCTTGTGCCAACCAGACGCAGCAGTTAAATAGTGTGAAAGAGGCCTTAAATATGCCAGTCCATTTGAACTAA